The sequence aaattataaattattataatataaaatattataaataaaataataaattattcatttaacaaatgaataaatattttacctaCACTAATCTCCAAGTACAACAATACCAAACATCGATCCATCGGTATAAAGCCAAAAGATGTCACTGCAGAGGATAAAGAGCAGCTGATGCAACGCCTGAAAAACTACGATATATATCGAGGACAAGGCCAAAGTTTAAAGTTGGTGACAGAGTTCGAGTCAGCAAGCACAAACACGTCTTCGAGAAAGGATATACACCAAATTGGACGACTGAGGTGTTCACTGTTGATCGGACTATGTTGACAAGCCCCGTGACATACAAGCTCAAGGACTATCAAGATCAACCAATCGCTGGCGGATTATATGAACAAGAACTTCTCAAAGTTAAACATCCAGACATTTATCTTGTAGAGAAAGTAATCAAGAAACTTGACAGCAAAATATTTGCAAAGTGGCTGGGCTTTGACAGTTCACACAACAGCTGGATAGATCAATCCGATATGTAATCAACTTTGTGCAATGTTGAATCAACACTTTGCAATGTTCAAGCAACTCTGTGAAATGTTGAATCAACTCTACACAATGTTGAATCAACTCTGTGCAATGTTGAATCAACTTTGTTCAATGTTGACTCAACTCTGTGCAATGTTGAATGAACTCTGTGTAATGTTGAATCAACTCTGTGCAATGTTAAATCAACTTTAAGCAATGTTAAACTAACATTAAATTAACGTTAAACTAATGTAAAGTTAATGTTAAGTTCATGTTAAACTAATGTTAAACTAATGTTATGTTGAACTAAAGATAAAGTAGAGCTGAAATATTAAGTGTTAGCTTATACTACTTGCATGTaaggttttaataaataaaagagagAAATTCATATATACGTTGTTTTTTATTCGGTCAAATCATCAAACTATCATTTAAAACTGTTTACAACGGGAAAAAATAAACCTACTCTTTACAAAAACCAGTATTTACAATGGGAAAAATAAACTAAATCTACTGTTtacaaaattcagttatttacaattagaaaaataaactaaacttactatttacaataacaaaaaatcaattatttaattgaaggtCCAGCAGTTCATTATCACTTTCGGttaaattgttttcatcattatCGGTTGTATTAATTTTGTAGTGGCCCCACGCTAGAGTATCTGTTTTGTCTTTGAGTAAAAATCTCTTGTCATATGGACTCAATGCAATTTTGTTCTGCTTGACTGTCTCTAGGTTGTGAAGCCTTGATCGAATTGTATACTGAGTTCTTGTTTGGATATCAGAATTTTGAAGACATTCTAGATAATCGTCAAAACAGATACTCTTTTGTACAACGCTTGCTTTGATGCCTTTAGCTTTTTTCACAAAGTCTTCACCATTCACTACATTTTTTTGCATTGACGTACATTTTGCTCCACAAGCCAAAAAATTCGGTTATAATTTGACCTGAACATTCATCTTTCATAAGGCCGAGATTTTTTTGTTGGCTTGCGGCAAGCAATGCATAGATTGCTTTATTGAACAACACTAATACTTTTCTCAACTCTATTGCTACAAGATTTTCCGAAACAATTGCACAACTATGGAAATTTGTTTTAGCTATGAGGACTTCTACTCCATACCTACCCTCCCACTTTGTCACAAGTTTAACATTAACATGCTTTCGTACGTTCTCCATCGTTTTTCCATACACTGcattattcatcaatttaaatagATTCTTCTCAAACTGATTGTTTGCATTTGTTCGCAATGTTGTATTTAAACCAATGTAACTTTTGAGCCATGTTCCCTGattaaatttaagaactctatgaattttgaaaaataccaatCCGTGAGCCAAAGCATGTTTGAGAGCGCGGTAATGGAGAACGTACTTTTGCTTCAGTAGGAGGGTAGTTATAAGCTTCTCCTGGTTTGATCCCGGTGGTTTCGCGTGTTCTGGGCAGAACGGTTAATCATTGTGTTGATCACGAAGCTCAGGGGGATACTACAAGTCTACTTCTAATATATAACTAATCGGTGAATTATCAGGAacattgaaatcaaaattttgaagattggtCACCCACTCGAAACTGCATATGCATAATCTTCATCGGAAATTGTTAA is a genomic window of Belonocnema kinseyi isolate 2016_QV_RU_SX_M_011 chromosome 8, B_treatae_v1, whole genome shotgun sequence containing:
- the LOC117178429 gene encoding uncharacterized protein LOC117178429; this translates as MRAIDETWQADLVEMLPYARENNGYKYVLTVIDIFSKYAWAVPVKSKSGPDVTSAMQSILVQGRVPTNLHTDKRKEFYNSHFKELLQRCGINHYSTHSNLKASICERPKFKVGDRVRVSKHKHVFEKGYTPNWTTEVFTVDRTMLTSPVTYKLKDYQDQPIAGGLYEQELLKVKHPDIYLVEKVIKKLDSKIFAKWLGFDSSHNSWIDQSDM